In the genome of Thunnus maccoyii chromosome 15, fThuMac1.1, whole genome shotgun sequence, one region contains:
- the si:dkey-222b8.4 gene encoding uncharacterized protein KIAA0895 isoform X1 has protein sequence MLESIKVTERLHWPEVEMSKKYILNTADKPVSPSQVYLEKISSSVLKDLFSTGSSSYNVLLQTEEEERKSPKQSPHKRPKTSVKCGKRNRSGMATRKIRASEGGSKPAQTNRVLSGSSSNLPKPARSIAVVGSTMGLNPRAVPQLRRTCIPSSPRTKLPSLHKAAIAREVENAKKLCILTAIKPSNVEKEKAKFFKSDFNYNPQFEYSNPVSPLVLARHNNASDRFLTQAVHIMELALHRYGSYEKFEQVTGGSLLTKSRIWHNVKKYMEKEGCMGEIVVQVTDDLLSRASMTVVNSRPTLTINISTAREHWLEGMLRHEIGTHYFRGINNCHQPWSSSMGRKKHNLKPLNPTEEGLASIHSVLFRKDPTLWRAALLYYTVYQASHMSFSQLFHNLGCFVQDPNTRWDYCVRAKRGQTDTAQPGCFSKDQVYLDGILKILRHRDKINFPLLMTLGKVSFEDVDRLKTVAQMENVRIPHFMQDQAKYAEQLTKIMAVNELTDEELRTII, from the exons ATGCTGGAGTCAATAAAAGTAACAG AAAGACTCCACTGGCCAGAGGTAGAAATGTCCAAAAAGTATATCTTAAACACTGCTGACAAGCCAGTGAGTCCAAGCCAAGTATACCTGGAGAAAATTTCTTCCAGTGTCCTCAAAGATCTCTTCAGCACTggctccagcagctacaacgtCCTGCTgcagactgaggaggaggagaggaagagccCGAAGCAGTCTCCGCACAAGAGACCAAAGACATCAGTGAAATGTGGTAAGAGAAACCGTTCAGGTATGGCTACTAGAAAGATTCGGGCTTCAGAAGGCGGCAGTAAACCTGCACAGACAAATCGTGTCCTCTCAGGCAGCAGCTCCAATCTGCCTAAGCCAGCGCGGAGCATCGCAGTAGTGGGCAGCACCATGGGCTTGAACCCTCGCGCAGTTCCACAACTCCGGAGGACGTGCATCCCCAGTTCCCCTCGCACTAAACTTCCCTCTCTGCACAAAGCAGCTATCGCGCGGGAAGTGGAAAATGCCAAGAAGCTCTGCATCCTTACAGCCATCAAGCCGTCTAATGTGGAGAAAGAAAAGGCCaagtttttcaagtctgactTCAACTACAATCCACAGTTTGAGTACAGCAACCCTGTTTCTCCGCTCGTCCTGGCACGGCACAACAATGCCTCAGATCGCTTTCTGACACAG GCAGTGCACATCATGGAGCTCGCCCTGCACCGATATGGCAGCTATGAGAAGTTTGAGCAGGTCACTGGGGGCAGCCTCCTCACCAAGAGTCGCATCTGGCACAATGTCAAGAAATACATGGAGAAGGAGGGCTGCATGGGAGAG ATAGTTGTCCAGGTAACAGATGACCTCCTGTCCAGAGCCTCCATGACGGTGGTGAACAGCAGACCCACACTGACCATCAACATCTCCACTGCCAGAGAGCACTGGCTGGAAGGCATGCTGAGGCATGAGATTG GCACACATTATTTCCGTGGCATCAACAACTGCCACCAGCCGTGGAGCAGCAGCATGGGCAGGAAGAAGCACAACCTGAAGCCTCTGAACCCCACAGAGGAAGGTCTGGCAAGCATCCACAGTGTCCTGTTCAGGAAGGACCCCACGCTGTGGCGTGCCGCCCTACTCTACTACACTGTCTACCAGGCCAGCCACATGTCCTTCTCTCAGCTCTTCCACAACCTGGGATGCTTCGTTCAGGATCCCAACACTCGCTGGGACTACTGTGTCCGAGCCAAGAGAGGCCAGACCGATACAGCACAGCCAG GGTGCTTCAGTAAAGACCAGGTCTACCTGGATGGCATTCTGAAGATCCTGAGACATAGAGATAAGATCAACTTCCCACTGCTGATGACTCTAGGAAAG GTGTCATTTGAAGACGTCGACCGCCTGAAAACTGTGGCTCAGATGGAGAACGTCCGCATCCCACACTTCATGCAAGACCAGGCAAAGTATGCAGAGCAGCTGACAAAAATCATGGCAGTGAACGAGCTGACTGATGAGGAGCTCAGGACCATCATCTGA
- the si:dkey-222b8.4 gene encoding uncharacterized protein KIAA0895 isoform X2, with product MLESIKVTERLHWPEVEMSKKYILNTADKPVSPSQVYLEKISSSVLKDLFSTGSSSYNVLLQTEEEERKSPKQSPHKRPKTSVKCGSSSNLPKPARSIAVVGSTMGLNPRAVPQLRRTCIPSSPRTKLPSLHKAAIAREVENAKKLCILTAIKPSNVEKEKAKFFKSDFNYNPQFEYSNPVSPLVLARHNNASDRFLTQAVHIMELALHRYGSYEKFEQVTGGSLLTKSRIWHNVKKYMEKEGCMGEIVVQVTDDLLSRASMTVVNSRPTLTINISTAREHWLEGMLRHEIGTHYFRGINNCHQPWSSSMGRKKHNLKPLNPTEEGLASIHSVLFRKDPTLWRAALLYYTVYQASHMSFSQLFHNLGCFVQDPNTRWDYCVRAKRGQTDTAQPGCFSKDQVYLDGILKILRHRDKINFPLLMTLGKVSFEDVDRLKTVAQMENVRIPHFMQDQAKYAEQLTKIMAVNELTDEELRTII from the exons ATGCTGGAGTCAATAAAAGTAACAG AAAGACTCCACTGGCCAGAGGTAGAAATGTCCAAAAAGTATATCTTAAACACTGCTGACAAGCCAGTGAGTCCAAGCCAAGTATACCTGGAGAAAATTTCTTCCAGTGTCCTCAAAGATCTCTTCAGCACTggctccagcagctacaacgtCCTGCTgcagactgaggaggaggagaggaagagccCGAAGCAGTCTCCGCACAAGAGACCAAAGACATCAGTGAAATGTG GCAGCAGCTCCAATCTGCCTAAGCCAGCGCGGAGCATCGCAGTAGTGGGCAGCACCATGGGCTTGAACCCTCGCGCAGTTCCACAACTCCGGAGGACGTGCATCCCCAGTTCCCCTCGCACTAAACTTCCCTCTCTGCACAAAGCAGCTATCGCGCGGGAAGTGGAAAATGCCAAGAAGCTCTGCATCCTTACAGCCATCAAGCCGTCTAATGTGGAGAAAGAAAAGGCCaagtttttcaagtctgactTCAACTACAATCCACAGTTTGAGTACAGCAACCCTGTTTCTCCGCTCGTCCTGGCACGGCACAACAATGCCTCAGATCGCTTTCTGACACAG GCAGTGCACATCATGGAGCTCGCCCTGCACCGATATGGCAGCTATGAGAAGTTTGAGCAGGTCACTGGGGGCAGCCTCCTCACCAAGAGTCGCATCTGGCACAATGTCAAGAAATACATGGAGAAGGAGGGCTGCATGGGAGAG ATAGTTGTCCAGGTAACAGATGACCTCCTGTCCAGAGCCTCCATGACGGTGGTGAACAGCAGACCCACACTGACCATCAACATCTCCACTGCCAGAGAGCACTGGCTGGAAGGCATGCTGAGGCATGAGATTG GCACACATTATTTCCGTGGCATCAACAACTGCCACCAGCCGTGGAGCAGCAGCATGGGCAGGAAGAAGCACAACCTGAAGCCTCTGAACCCCACAGAGGAAGGTCTGGCAAGCATCCACAGTGTCCTGTTCAGGAAGGACCCCACGCTGTGGCGTGCCGCCCTACTCTACTACACTGTCTACCAGGCCAGCCACATGTCCTTCTCTCAGCTCTTCCACAACCTGGGATGCTTCGTTCAGGATCCCAACACTCGCTGGGACTACTGTGTCCGAGCCAAGAGAGGCCAGACCGATACAGCACAGCCAG GGTGCTTCAGTAAAGACCAGGTCTACCTGGATGGCATTCTGAAGATCCTGAGACATAGAGATAAGATCAACTTCCCACTGCTGATGACTCTAGGAAAG GTGTCATTTGAAGACGTCGACCGCCTGAAAACTGTGGCTCAGATGGAGAACGTCCGCATCCCACACTTCATGCAAGACCAGGCAAAGTATGCAGAGCAGCTGACAAAAATCATGGCAGTGAACGAGCTGACTGATGAGGAGCTCAGGACCATCATCTGA